Proteins encoded in a region of the Watersipora subatra chromosome 5, tzWatSuba1.1, whole genome shotgun sequence genome:
- the LOC137397120 gene encoding uncharacterized protein has translation MANMEEIVPPAIECGFCLRQGVALPNPRQLTCNHVHCLECLTGFYDENNILICPWEDCSQVCEVPLNQLPAYDLSKNKPKSCDLCAKKGLDNEQAFSYCPLCDTIYCVKHHEFHQEYHEEIGKAHPTINMEQYELLKSQQSRVCADHGDKPVSLGCDKCLKMICIECVRKAKFCDDGETHQLMSLEDLVDQLTDEINKLKKGIIKKEERLEQIFKFTSQTLAEYDKETAETVQKIQHKRDAQVVMTLTSL, from the exons ATGGCTAACATGGAAGAGATTGTGCCGCCTGCCATAGAATGTGGTTTCTGTTTGAGACAAGGAGTAGCTCTGCCCAATCCCCGCCAGCTTACCTGCAACCATGTACATTGCCTTGAATGTCTCACTGGCTTCTATGATGAGAATAACATCCTGATATGTCCATGGGAAGACTGCAG TCAAGTCTGTGAGGTGCCCCTCAACCAGCTGCCAGCCTACGATCTATCCAAGAATAAGCCGAAGTCATGTGATCTCTGCGCAAAGAAAGGACTGGATAACGAGCAAGCATTTTCCTACTGTCCCCTGTGCGATACCATTTATTGTGTAAAGCATCATGAG TTTCATCAAGAGTACCATGAAGAGATTGGAAAAGCCCATCCAACCATAAACATGGAGCAGTATGAGCTACTGAAGAGTCAGCAAAGCAGAGTCTGCGCTGATCATGGTGACAAGCCAGTCAGTTTGGGATGTGATAAATGTCTGAAGATGATCTGCATTGAATGCGTTCGCAAAGCCAAGTTTTGTGATGATG GAGAGACACATCAGCTGATGTCATTGGAGGACCTTGTTGACCAACTTACTGATGAAATCAACAAGCTAAAGAAAGGTATAATTAAGAAAGAAGAGAGATTGGAACAAATCTTCAAGTTCACCTCTCAAACACTTGCTGAGTATGACAAGGAAACTGCTGAGACAGTGCAAAAGATTCAGCATAAAAGGGATGCGCAGGTTGTAATGACATTGACAAGTCTTTAG